GACGGCGAAGATGCGCGCTGCGGGTCGTCCGGTACCAGAAGCGACCACGCCGCAGGCTCGCGCAACGGTCGAAATGCTGGCCGGTATCCCTTACGAGAATCTTTGGGGTAATAACAATATTGGTTACCTCAACCACAACAAACCTGCTGCGCCCTCGCTGAAACAGGCAGCTGCAATGAATTCGAATGCTACTCAGAGGTTAAGTTAATGATTATTTATCCCGTCAAACACAGCCCATTACTGTGCCAGCCGGAGCATTTTATTGCCCGGGATGAACTGAAAACCCTGATCCACAAGGTAACGGACAATCTGATTAATATTAAGGACGAAACGGGCCAATTCTTGCTGCGACTGGATGACGGACGAGTCATTGATACCAAAGGGTGGGCGGGCTGGGAGTGGACGCACGGCGTCGGTTTGTACGGCATGTATCAGTATTATCGCCAGACCGGCGATAAGAAAATGTGTGAGATTATCGATGGCTGGTTTGCGGATCGTTTCGCCGAAGGGGCGACCACCAAAAACGTCAACACGATGGCACCGTTCCTGACGCTGGCTTATCGCTACGAAGAAACGCGTGATCCTTCGTACTTGCCATGGCTGGAAAGCTGGGCTGAATGGGCGATGTACGAGATGCCGCGCACCGAGCACGGCGGTATGCAACACATTACCCTGGCAGAGGAAAACCATCAGCAGATGTGGGACGACACGCTGATGATGACCGTGTTGCCGCTGGCGAAAATCGGCAAATTGCTCAATCGCCCGGAGTATGTGGAAGAAGCCACTTACCAGTTCCTGCTGCACGTTCAGAACCTGATGGACCGGGAAACCGGGCTGTGGTTCCACGGCTGGAATTATGAAGGTAACCATAATTTTGCGCAGGCGCGTTGGGCACGCGGTAATAGCTGGCTGACAATCGTGATCCCTGATTTCCTTGAGCTGGTGGATCTGCCAGAAAATAACGCCGTGCGCCGGTATCTGGTGCAGGTTCTGGAAAGTCAGGTGGCTGCGCTGGCGAAATGCCAGGACGACAGCGGTTTGTGGCATACGTTGTTGGACGATCCGCATTCATATCTGGAAGCGTCCGCGACGGCGGGCTTTGCCTACGGAATTTTAAAAGGCATTCGTAAACGTTATCTCGGCAAAGAGTATGCGCAAGTTGCTGAGAGAGCGATGAAGGGCATCGTAAAAAACATCTCGCCAGAAGGGGAGTTGTTGCAGGTTTCGTTTGGCACCGGAATGGGCAGCAATCTGGAGTTCTATCGCCAGATTCCGCTGACGTCGATGCCATACGGCCAGGCGATGGCGATTCTTTGTCTGGGTGAGTATCTGCGGATTTATTTGTAACCTTCTCGGTGGATGGGTGCTTGCGCCCGTCCACCCGACATTTTCTCTTCCCCGTTTAGTTCAAAAAATAGAGTAAATATAAAAGGCGTAATGTACCGGGCAATTCATTATGCTCCATACTGTTATTAGCCTTCCCATCAGGAATACCTTTTGTCCATCTCTCCCTTGTCCCGTATCGCCGCCAGCAGTCTGGTTGAGGCGGGTGCCGTCATTGGTGCGCATGTCACCGTCGGCCCTTTTTGTATCATTTCCGCAGGCGTTGTGATTGGGGAAGGTACCGTTGTTGGCGCTTTTTCGGTGATTAATGGGCTGACAACCATCGGTCGCGATAATCATTTTGGGCAATATGCATCCGTAGGGGATGTTAACCAGGATCTTAAATATGCGAATGAGCCGACGACGCTGGTTATCGGCGACCGTAATCACATTGGCAAAAACAGTACTATTCATCGCGGCACCGTTGAGGGGCTCAGTACCACCGTCATTGGTGACGACAACCATTTTCTCGATAGCGTCCATATCGGGCATGACTGCATTGTCGGGAATGGCACGCGGATTGGCGATAACAGTGGCCTTGCCGGGCACGTAGAGCTGGATGACGATGCGCAAATTGGCTATATGTGCGCCGTTCACCAGTTTTGCATGTTGGGCAGCGGAGTGAAAATCCTCGACCAGTCGGCTGTGGTTCAGGATGTTCCGCCATTTGTCATGGCAGGGGGCAACCATGCCGTGCCGCTAGGCGTTAATACTCAGTCGCGCGCGTTTATGGCACTGGATAAAGATCAGCAGGATTTGGTTCATGAACTCTACGAAAGGTTTTATAACCAGGCGCTATCGATTGAGGAAGTGAAAAGGTCACTAAAAGTGCTGGAGAGTGATTTTCCGGTGATTGGCTTATATGACCGATTTTTTGCGCGATCTGCGCGGGGCATTGTTCGTTAATCTTCATTATTGAAAAAAGGCTCGTTGCTGGAAGCAACGAGCCTTTTACGATTACATACGCTCTACGGTTTCAATACCCAGCGTATCCAGACCCAGCTTCAGCGTTTTCGCCGTCAGCAGCGCCAGTTTCAGGCGGCTGTTACGCGCTTCAACGCTATCCGCAGTCAGAATCGGGCAATGTTCATAGAAGCCAGAGAACAGGCCAGCCAGATCGTACAGGTAAGAACACATCACGTGTGGCGTACCGTCACGCGCAACAACAGTCAGCGTTTCTTCAAATTGCAGCAGGCGCGCAGCCAGTTGCGCTTCACGGTCTTCACTAATCACCACTGGCGCTTTCAGCAGCTCAGCTTCATTGATGTCGGCTTTACGGAACACTGACAGCACGCGGGTATAAGCATATTGCATGTACGGCGCGGTGTTGCCTTCGAAGGCGAGCATGTTGTCCCAGTCGAAGATGTAATCCGTGGTGCGGCTTTTCGACAAATCGGCATATTTCACCGCGCCAATACCCACGGATTTCGCCAGTTGCTCCAGCTCTGCCGCAGGCATGTCCGGGTTTTTCTCGGCAACCAGATTACGTGCGCGCTCCATGGCTTCGTCCAGCAAGTCGGTCAGTTTTACCGTGCCGCCTGAACGGGTTTTGAACGGCTTGCCGTCTTTGCCCAGCATCATGCCAAACATCTGGTGTTCCAGCGTCACGGATTCCGGAACGTAACCGGCTTTACGCACGATGGTCCAGGCCTGCATCAGGTGCTGGTGCTGGCGGGAGTCGATGAAATACAGAACGCGATCGGCGTGCAGGGTTTCATAACGATATTTCGCGCAGGCGATATCGGTGGTGGTGTACAGGTAGCCGCCATCCTTTTTCTGGATAATAACGCCCATTGGGTCGCCGTCTTTGTTCTTGAACTCGTCCAGGAACACCACGGTTGCGCCTTCACTTTCGACCGCCAGACCTTTTGCTTTTAGATCGGCCACGATGCCCGGCAGCATTGGGTTATAGAGGCTTTCACCCATTACGTCATCGCGGGTCAGCGTGACGTTCAGACGGTCATAGGTTTGCTGGTTCTGCGTCATGGTGATGTCGACCAGCTTGCGCCACATTTCACGGCAGTATTCGTCGCCGCCTTGCAGTTTTACGACGTAGGCACGGGCGCGTTCTGCAAACTCAGCGTCTTCATCGTAGTGTTTCTTAGCGGCGCGATAGAACTCTTCGAGGTCGGCAAGCGCCATTTCACCTGCGTTTTCTTGCTGTTGCTTTTCGAGATAAGCGATCAGCATACCAAACTGCGTGCCCCAGTCACCAACGTGGTTGGCGCGAATAACTTTGTGACCGAGGAACTCCAGGGTGCGCACCGCTGCGTCACCAATGATGGTGGAGCGGATGTGACCCACGTGCATTTCTTTAGCAACGTTAGGTGCGGAGTAATCGACAACGATGGTTTGCGGCGCAACGGTATTCACACCAACACGCTCGGAAGCCACCGCTTCGTCGACATTTTTTGCAAGGAAGGCAGGGTCGAGGAAAATGTTGATAAACCCAGGTCCGGCGATTTCAACTTTGCGGGCAATTCCGGTCAAATCCAGATTGGCAATCACCAACTCTGCGACTTGTCGTGGCGGCTTGCCCAGTAATTTCGCAACTGACATCACGCCATTGGCCTGATAGTCGCCGAACTGAACTTTTGCTGACTGACGAACCTGTGGTTCGCAATCCGCAGGCGCACCTGCGGCAATCAGTGCCTGACTGACTTTATCTGAGAGAAGAGCCTGAATATTCACCTGGATACCTTACATTTTGCTAAGGGCTGCCGTGACGTTACAGCAGCCGTATCGTTGGGGATAAAATTAGGGCGTAAGTATAACTGTATTTAATCCCCTTAGTCAGCAAAAGCCGTGCCCTGCGCGCCCTGAACTAATATTAACGGTATAGTGAATAACCATTCAGTGACTAAACGCGTAGCGGATGTTGGTGGCGGCCGGAAGAAAAGGTAGATTAGCCTCCATTCGTGACTTTCGAGGATATGTCGATGGCCAACTGGCAGACAATTGCAGAACTGAATGATATTTCAGCGGATCTCCCGCGTTTTACACAAGCGTTAACAGAACTTGCCGCGCGGCTGGATCTGGAGATCGCACAACTCGATGCCGATCACATTTCGCTGCGCTGCCACCAGAATACGACGGCAGAACGCTGGCGTGCGGGGCTGGAAAAATGCGGGACGCTGCTGTCAGAAAATATTATTAACGATCGCCCGATTTGCCTGTTCAAACTCGATGAACCCGTGTGCGTGGCGCACTGGAAATTTAGCGTGGTTGAGCTGCCGTGGCCGGGTGAAAAACGTTATCCGCATGAAGGTTGGGAGCACGTAGAAATTGTGTTGCCCGGCGCGCCTGAAACACTGAATGCCCGCGCGCTGGATTTAATGTCCGATGCGGGTTTGCGCCAGACGGGGATTTCTGTGAAAACCAGCTCACCGAAAGGGGAGCGTGAAAGATTACCCAACCCGACGCTTGCGGTTACCGATGGCAAAGTGACTATCAAATTCCATCCCTGGAGCATTGAAGCGATCGTTGCCAGCGAAAGTTAAGCGAACTGCTCAACGGCTGCATTCATTCGGCGAATCGCTTCTTCAAGCGTTGCCGATGTGCAGCCGAAATTAATACGTACGAATTTCGCTTCACCAAAGTCAGCGCCCGGTGAGAACCCGAGCCCGGTTTTCTGGAAGAACAGCGTTGGGTTTTCAACGGGTAAGGCCGTCGCATCTACCCATCCCAGATATGTCGCCTGCGGCGATGCCATCGTCAGTCCTGGCATCGCGTTCACGGCACTCACCAGTCTGTCGCGGTGGCGGCGCAAATAGGGCAGCAATTCCTGCAACCACGGTTCTCCATCACGCCATGCGGCGGTGGCCGCCGTAAGCGCCAGCACATCGACACTCGGCACAATTCCATCGCGCACTGTATTAAATTGCTTACGCAAGCTGGCATCCGGAATTATCGCCAGTGAGGCCCCGAGCCCGGCAATATTAAACGTTTTGGACGGGGAGAGCAGAGTGATTGAGCGCTGTTCCGCGTCTGCGCTCAGTGTGGCAAAAGGAATATGTTTCGCACCGGTTTCGAGCAGTAAATCACAGTGGATTTCATCTGAGCAGACAATCAAATCGTGGCGCTGGGAGAAGGCAAGCTGCTGCTGTAACTCCTCGCGGGTATAAATTGTACCGCCAGGGTTTTGTGGGTTACACAGCATCAACAACTTTTCTTTGCCGGTGAGCTGTGATTCGAGCGCCGCTAAATCCATCACCCAGCGCCCATTTTCAAGACGCAGCGGCGCATTCAACTGGGCTCGGTGGGCAAAAGCCGAAGATTTTCTAAAAGGAGGATAAATAGGTGTGGGGGCAATGGTTGTTTCATTCGGCGCGGTGAAGGCGCGAACGCTTAAATTCAGCCCGGCTACAACGCCCGGCAAAATGACTATCCATTCAGGTTTAATGTACCACTGATAACGGCGGGCCATTCTTTCTACCACCACATCCAGCAACTCTTTTGGCCGGACACCGTAGCCAAACACTCCGTGCTCAACGCGTTGGTGAAGGGCATCAATAATGCAGGGCGGCGAGCGGAAATCCATATCCGCGACCCACATAGGTAATACCTCATTACCATATTTATTCCACTTCGAACTGTCGCTGTGACGGCGGTCGATGCCTTCCTCAAAATTGAATGTCATAGTACGGCTACCTTTGTGTGATCGTGGATTCAGATTATCATTCTGACCCAGTGGCACAACCGCCAGGCTAAAGATTTTTAAGGAGTAATCAATGCCTTTGCTTGAGATATGTTGTTATGGAATTGACTGCGCAGTCACTGCACAACAAGCTGGAGCGGACCGAATTGAACTGTGTTCCGCACCGAAGGAAGGGGGCTTAACACCGTCAGCGGGTGTCTTACGCAAAGTGAAAGAGCGCATTTCGATTCCCGTGCATCCGATTATTCGCCCACGCGGCGGTGATTTTTGCTACACCGACGCCGAGTTCGACACCATGCTGGAAGATATCGCCTTCGTGCGTGAACTCGGGTACCCAGGGCTTGTGATTGGTATGCTAGACGGCGACGGGCATATTGATCTTCCCCGCATGAAACGTGTTATGGAACAAGCTCAGGGCATGGCGGTCACGTTCCACCGCGCGTTTGATATGTGCCATAACCCCCACCAGGCGCTGGAACAATTAACGGATTTGGGTGTGGCGCGCATCCTGACTTCAGGCCAGCAACAGAGCGCTGAATTAGGACTTTCATTACTTAGGGAACTAAAACAGCATTCCCGTGCTCCAATCATTATGGCGGGTGCGGGGGTAAGACTGAGCAACCTCGAAAAGTTTGTCGAGCAAGGCATTGATGAGATGCACAGCTCAGCCGGGCAAACCGTTCCTTCACCGATGCGTTACCGCAAAGCGGGCGTTTCGATGAGTGCGGATGCCGAAGCCGATGAGTTTAATCGTTACTGCGTTGATGGCGACGTGGTGGCCGCAATGAAAGCTGTGTTAGTTGCCAGCCAAACGGCAGCGTGACACAAGACCGTTTTTAACCGCGCATCATGTCGCCCATGTGATGTTGCTCGTACCAGGCCCCGGTGTTTTATCGGGGCTTTTTTTATGCAAATTGTGTACGAATTGTTCTCAGGGCTTATTTAAAATAGTGTTGGGATGTGCCGAAAATATTTGGTGACTTATTTGTGGTGAAATTGTTAATGCATTGATGCGGCTATTGCGTTGCAGACGTGCCGTACATTAGGTTACATACGGATACTAATCACCTAAGGAATAACTCGCTCCACTTCTTTAATATTAAAATCCTTTTAAAATATGTTGATAGAATTGGCTTTTCTATTTTTATTTAGCAGCCTGAAAAGTAGTGTTAATTATGAATATAAACAAAACTCTCTTTTTGCATATTGCTATGGCTGTCCTTGCAGCTTTGGTTTTAACACTGCCTCCGTATATTAACAGTCGGAAACCTACATTAAAGTTTCAACCATTAATTAAAACCATGGAAGGGACGCGCAAAGTTCAGGCCGAAAAAATTGCAACCATTTCACATGCGCTGGATGGGAATGCGATCTTTTTTCTGGGGGCATCAGAAGTTTCAACCTCAGAAAAGGAGCATTTTGCGGTTTATAATTTTTTTAATACCAAACTGCATCACCCGACCGTGGCCTATGGTGACAGCTTTGTCGATAATATGACGCAGCTTGCTTTGTTGACGCGCTTTAAAGAGGATTTGTCGCCAAAAACGAAACTAGTGTTACTTCTGTCACCGGATAGCTTCTATTTTGATGGTATTCCACCGACAATTTTTGCCGATCATTTCCCAGATTCGATATTTAAACCATTAATGTCGGATGCAACAATGCATCCTATCTTGGCCCATTATTTAACCCATATGGATCCGCAAGACGTCGACCATTTGACGTTTAGCCAGATGCGTATTTTTGGTTGGCATTTCAGTATTGTCTGGCGAGAAATTAACTATCAGTTCTCTTCATTTTGTGAATTGATCAGAAATTATTTTTTATCATTCATCCATTTTGGTCAATCGAATACACAATCGTGGCCTGCGTCCCCCGATAACTGGTCAAATATTGACTGGAGCGCTGAACTTCAGCAGGCACAGCAACTTAATCTTGCTCGTCATGAAAGTGCTGCAACTTTATGGATGGATAAAGAGATTTTTGCAGACGATAAAACGGTGGAAGACTGGTATACCGCACCTCCATCGCGCCCAGAAAGAGAAGCGTTTATAGCGATGATGAAACTGCTACATGAGCGTCAGGTCAATGTAGTCGTGATTATTGACCCGCTTAACCCGTGGGCGCTCAAGAATACGGAAAAATTCCAGCCGACCGATCGCTTCATCCAACAGACGCTGAAAAAATATAATACCCCATATTTTGATATGTACGACCAAAGCTATCAACCTGGGTGGAACTGGGATCGTCTTCATCCAACCGAAGTGGCCTGGGTGGCGATGGATCGTTATATCGCAGAGGCGTTTAAAAAATGAAAAAAGCAATCAGACTCTTTTTCCTCTATTTGTTTTTGCTGACAACGGTCATTGCCTGGTCATCTATTGATAACAGTATGAATCTGAAGCTGCATTTCGAATATCAGCAGTTTTAAGGGCTAAAATAATGTATACAAGCGCACCTTTTTTCGCTGTGTTGTTTGCCAGTTCGCTACTTTTCGCCGGGCTTAATCGCCTTGTGGGGAATCGGTTAACCTATGCGTCACTGTTTTCAGCTTTTGCGATGTTTGCTGTTTGGGGATACATATTCAAAAGCCAGGTAACCATCCCATTACTGATGTTTGTTTATTTGTACGGTATTGCCACGTTAAAAGACAAATCCTGGATAAAAACCTGGCAATCTGTAATTCTGAGTTTGCTGCCTCTTATTCTGGTGAAGTTGCATCTTAATAATCATTGGGGCATGTTAGGGCTGTCGTTTATGACCTTCAGAGCGGTGGATGTTTTACTCTATCGCAACAAAAAGGACTCCCGGAACTTTTTCATTTATTTCAGCTATCTTTTTTTGCCGTTTATTATCCTGGCAGGGCCGATGTATCGCTGGAGAAGTTGGATTCAGGATATTAGCAAAGCTAACTTTCGTTTAACGACGGGGGTGTTCCTGCAGTCTATGGAACAGATCTTTTATGGAATTGTGCAAAAATTCCTGTTTGCGATGTTGATTGATAACGTCATTATTAGCCACTGGAGTCACCGTCCTTTTACTCTGACCGTGGGTGTGGTGATGTCCCTGGCCTACAGTTTTTATCTTTATTTCGACTTTGCTGGCTACAGCAATATGGCTATTGGTGCCGGGCGCTTATTTGGCCTTAATTTACCTGCCAATTTCAACTTGCCAATCCTTGCAAAAAATCCACAGGATTTCTGGCGTAGATTTCATATTAGCCTGTCGGAGTGGCTGCGTGATGTGGTCTTTATGCCAATTTATATGAATTTGATGAAGATTGAATTTTTCAGAGGGCACAAAGCCACTGCACAAAATATCGGTGTTTTTTGTACTCTATTTTGTATGGGCGCATGGAACGGTCTGGAATTGAATTACGTTGTCAGCGGTGCTCTGTTTGGCGCAATTTCAGTTGTTCATAATATGATTCTTTGGCTGGCAAAGCGCAGCCCGGAAATGATGCTCTGGTTAAATAACCCAATTGTTTCATTAGTCGGGCGAGTTTTAACGCTGGCGAGTGCCGCAGTCTCTCTTTATATTTTTAGCGGGATGTCACCTGTATGACTACTAATTCTGAACTACAGCAACTCAATGATTATCTGCGGGCCATGTTGCTCGACCCGCAAAATGGCCACCAACCCGCGATCACGGGTAGTGACAAGAGTCTGACCTGGGCGCAACTTGGGGCTGGTGTTTTTAATTGGTCGGCGCGTTTTTCAACGTTAAAATTGGCAGCTAACGTTCCAGTGGTACTTTACGGTCACCAGCAGGCGGAGTTTGCTTGTGCAATTTATAGCTGCTTATTGCATAACATTCCTTATATACCGGTCGATAATATCTATCCGGTAGAACGCCTGAAAGAGATCTGCGAATTATCCAGCGCACCTTTCTATTATGACGCTCAGCAATGCTGTTTTGTGGCAACGGGTCTTCCTGCGCAAGAACTGGAACAACGTGATTTGGCTTACATTATGTTTACTTCTGGCAGCACCGGTAAACCTAAAGGTGTGCAAATTGGTCGGGAAAGCGTGTGGAATTTCATGCAATGGCTACGTTCTGATTTTTCTCTTCCTGCTAATCCCGTATTGATGAACCATGCCGTATTTAGTTTCGACTTATCCTTAATTCCACTGCTTGGGAACCTTGCTACAGCAGGGCACCTTGTACTAAATGCAAAAGAAGATATTGCAGGCGAAAACTGGTTAGCAAGTCTTAAGCAAGAAAAGGTGTCAGTATGGGTTTCTACACCTTCATTTGCTTATCAAAAATTATTGCTTCCTGAATTTCGCGCTGATTATTTGTCCGATCTTAAAGTGTTTATTTTTATCGGCGAAGTACTGAGTAAAGCGCTGGTCAAGCATTTGCGCCGTCTGTTCCCTGAGGCAAAAATACTCAACTCCTATGGCCCAACCGAAGCGACAGTCGCCACCACGGTGGTAGAAATTAGCGATGAAATGCTGAAAGAGTCGTGCGATCTCTTGCCGATAGGCCACATGATGCCGCATTCGGAAATGGAAATTACCGCAGATAACGAATTAATTATCTGGGGAAAAAACGTGATGCGCGGCTATCTCGGTTTGCCTGATGAGAATGCCCAAAAACTTTTATGGAATGGAAATAAACAATGGCGCGGCTATAAAACCGGCGATTTGGGGCATGTCAGGAATAATTACCTCTATTGCCAGGGACGTAACGACAGCCAGATTAAAATGAATGGCTACCGTATTGAAATCCATGAAATCGAAAACCGTCTGTTGGCACTTTCGGGTATTAGCGAAGCGGTGGTGTTACCCCTGACTAAAAAAGATGGTGCTGTCTTACGCCTTGCCGCTTTTTGCACCTCAAAGCTTTCTGAAAAAGAGATCAAAGCGACTCTCGCACAAACTTTACCGTCTTATATGGTGCCATCTCAGATTGTCATCATGGACGCATTACCTCTCAACCCTAACGGGAAGATTGACCGCAAATTACTCGATGCACAGGCTCGCACCTGTTAATCATCTAAGGGCAGAAAATGGAACAGAAAGTTTTAGCATTATTTGAAAGTGTTTTATCGCGTAAAGTCGCTTTTCACGATGAGCTGATTGAATCCGATATTCTCGATTCTATTACCGCCGTTGACGTGGTTCTGGAAGTGCAAGCGGAATTCGGATGCGCCATTCCACCGACCGAAGTGGCAAGTGTCCTGAAAACGCCTGCAATATTAGCGGCATGGCTTGAAGAAAACGCTTAAATAAAATATAACCCCGGTTTTTTGCCGGGGTTAGTCAACGGATGTAGCTATTTGCGTTTTGCGCAAACTAGCCCATTTGTCTAACCGTGACGACGGAACTCCTGCGTCTGGCTTATCAGCACTTTTCCATAGATATAAAAGCGGTGCTCATTGCTTTTTTCTATCGCCCATTCGCGGTACTTAGTGTTGTCGGAAAGAACCAGAATGCGGTCCGGCACCATTTGCAGCCGCTTGACGTGAATTTTATCGTCAAAGCCAAAAACATAAATTCCGTCGCCGTCAAACTGACGAACCGCCACGTCGACAAAGATCAAATCGCCAGGCTCCAGAGTGCCGGACATACTGTCGCCGCGTACGTTGATGACTTTTACCGCCGATTCGGGCCGGCCGCCGAATAGCGCTGCGGCGTGTTCGGCGTTGTAGACAATAGAGTGGATGATATCAACCACATCGCTCCCGCTTACGTACCCCTCACCAGCACTGGCGCTGACATCCAGTATTTCTACACGAAACACATTTCCATCCTTCTGTTCACTTTCAACAGGGCTACTGGTTTTATGTACAGTATAGTCAGTTTCGTTGTGAGTAAACAGATCGTTGACGTTGATGGCAAGCGCCTCGGCGATACGCCCAAGCAGGTCTTCAGTGAAGGACTTTTGTTTACCGGTTTCCAGGCGCGAGATATTGCCAGCATCGCTCCCAATAGCTTCAGCCAGATCGGTAATGGTCATGTCTCGCCGCTGGCGAATTTCACGAATGCGTTTTCCAATATTCATAGCGTCATTAAAAGTCATTTTTGCGTTATGTGCAAATTTATTTGCATGAAGTGATAAATATGCCTAGTATGCAAATAACGCAAATTTACAGGTATCCATACGCAATGTGAGCACCTTGTTTTGCGTTAAACGCATATTTTGACACTATCGGGCCCGGTTCTGTCATCATCCTGAGCTATCTCGAGGAGATAAACATGAAATTATTACTGACCACCCTGGCGCTGGTTGGCGGATTGATGGGATGCCATGCAGCTATGGCTGAAGATACTCTGCCCGATGGGTCTGTAAACGTTGTTTGCAGCTATTCCCACACTCTGCCGGACGATCCGATTCTTTATCCCGGAAAACCCGGCGTTGCGATGTCTCACGATTTCTTTGGCAACACCACCGCCAATGGTAATTCAACGGGCACCAGCCTGCTGGCTAATCCAACCAGCACCTGTGAAAACGTGGCTGATGCGACATCCTATTGGGTGCCGTCGCTGCGTCTTGCGAATGGCACTATTGTGAAACCCGCATATCAGAAAACCTACTATACCAACGAGGCTATTCCGAGTAGCAACCGCTATCCTATCAACGCTTTCCCGTCTGGCATTCAGATGCTGGCGGGTAACCATATGGGTACGGGGCCAAATCCGAACGTCTCGTTTTTGTGCACCGGCAGGGGG
This genomic window from Buttiauxella gaviniae contains:
- a CDS encoding XRE family transcriptional regulator, whose amino-acid sequence is MNIGKRIREIRQRRDMTITDLAEAIGSDAGNISRLETGKQKSFTEDLLGRIAEALAINVNDLFTHNETDYTVHKTSSPVESEQKDGNVFRVEILDVSASAGEGYVSGSDVVDIIHSIVYNAEHAAALFGGRPESAVKVINVRGDSMSGTLEPGDLIFVDVAVRQFDGDGIYVFGFDDKIHVKRLQMVPDRILVLSDNTKYREWAIEKSNEHRFYIYGKVLISQTQEFRRHG
- a CDS encoding AMP-binding protein, coding for MTTNSELQQLNDYLRAMLLDPQNGHQPAITGSDKSLTWAQLGAGVFNWSARFSTLKLAANVPVVLYGHQQAEFACAIYSCLLHNIPYIPVDNIYPVERLKEICELSSAPFYYDAQQCCFVATGLPAQELEQRDLAYIMFTSGSTGKPKGVQIGRESVWNFMQWLRSDFSLPANPVLMNHAVFSFDLSLIPLLGNLATAGHLVLNAKEDIAGENWLASLKQEKVSVWVSTPSFAYQKLLLPEFRADYLSDLKVFIFIGEVLSKALVKHLRRLFPEAKILNSYGPTEATVATTVVEISDEMLKESCDLLPIGHMMPHSEMEITADNELIIWGKNVMRGYLGLPDENAQKLLWNGNKQWRGYKTGDLGHVRNNYLYCQGRNDSQIKMNGYRIEIHEIENRLLALSGISEAVVLPLTKKDGAVLRLAAFCTSKLSEKEIKATLAQTLPSYMVPSQIVIMDALPLNPNGKIDRKLLDAQARTC
- a CDS encoding acyl carrier protein, whose translation is MEQKVLALFESVLSRKVAFHDELIESDILDSITAVDVVLEVQAEFGCAIPPTEVASVLKTPAILAAWLEENA